From the genome of Candidatus Cloacimonadota bacterium, one region includes:
- the ftcD gene encoding glutamate formimidoyltransferase gives MKLMECVPNFSEGRDKAVLEAIAAAIRSVKNAVLLDVDPGADTNRTVFTLAGEPEAVVEAAFQAIKKAAELIDMSKHHGEHPRMGATDVCPFIPISDMTMEECAEYARKLGKRVGDELGIPVYLYENAASKEEWRNLANVRSGEYEALPQKAQDPAWKPDFGPHTFNPRSGATAISAREFLIAYNINLNTRDKKKAHDLALTIRESGKPARDAAGKLVKDANGNKVIIPGLFSHCKAVGWYIDSYNRAQISINLTNYKVTPPHLVLEKVRELAAENGIQITGSELVGLIPKAALLEAGKFYLRRMDESTGIPERMIMETAIQSMGLAELGPFDLDKKVIEYAIARADSLCSLSLEAFADLLSTDSPAPGGGSVAALCLALSGALSAMVANLTVDKKGYDEVQEIVRELAPRGQEIKLQALQCIDSDTDAFNAMMAATRLPKKTEQEITARNAEVEKTTQQAILVPFRTLELAWEAMQLSDKIADAGNANALSDAGVAALTALSAAKAADYNILINLSGSSDEAFKADIKTRAGELVNKCQQLAESIETKVRDRI, from the coding sequence ATGAAACTGATGGAATGCGTCCCCAATTTCAGCGAAGGCCGGGACAAAGCCGTTCTGGAAGCCATCGCGGCTGCCATCCGCTCTGTGAAGAACGCTGTTTTGCTAGACGTGGACCCCGGCGCGGACACCAACCGCACCGTCTTCACCTTGGCCGGAGAGCCTGAAGCGGTTGTGGAAGCAGCTTTTCAGGCCATCAAAAAAGCCGCTGAGCTGATCGACATGAGCAAGCACCACGGCGAGCATCCCCGCATGGGCGCCACGGACGTCTGTCCCTTCATTCCGATCTCGGATATGACCATGGAGGAATGCGCCGAATACGCCCGCAAACTGGGCAAACGGGTTGGAGACGAGCTCGGCATTCCCGTCTATCTATATGAAAACGCCGCCTCCAAAGAAGAATGGCGCAACCTGGCAAACGTGCGCTCCGGTGAATACGAGGCCCTGCCGCAAAAAGCCCAGGATCCAGCCTGGAAGCCGGATTTCGGCCCCCACACCTTCAATCCCCGTTCCGGCGCCACCGCCATCAGCGCCCGTGAATTCCTGATCGCCTACAACATTAATCTGAACACCCGCGATAAAAAGAAAGCCCACGATCTGGCCCTCACCATCCGCGAAAGCGGCAAACCCGCCCGGGACGCCGCCGGAAAGCTGGTAAAGGATGCCAACGGCAACAAGGTCATCATCCCCGGTCTCTTCAGCCACTGCAAGGCTGTGGGCTGGTATATAGACAGCTACAACCGCGCCCAGATCAGCATCAACCTCACCAATTACAAGGTTACGCCCCCTCATCTGGTGCTGGAAAAAGTGCGCGAACTCGCCGCGGAGAATGGCATCCAGATCACCGGCAGCGAGCTGGTGGGGCTCATCCCCAAAGCCGCTCTGCTGGAGGCCGGAAAGTTTTACCTACGCCGGATGGATGAGAGCACCGGCATTCCGGAAAGGATGATCATGGAAACCGCCATCCAATCGATGGGTTTGGCGGAACTGGGACCTTTCGATCTGGACAAGAAAGTGATAGAATACGCCATAGCCCGCGCCGACAGCCTATGCTCCCTAAGCCTGGAAGCCTTTGCCGATCTGCTTTCCACAGATTCCCCCGCCCCCGGCGGCGGCAGCGTGGCCGCGCTTTGCCTTGCCTTGTCCGGAGCGCTTTCCGCAATGGTGGCCAACCTCACGGTGGACAAAAAAGGCTACGATGAGGTTCAGGAAATCGTGCGCGAACTGGCTCCCCGCGGCCAGGAGATCAAGCTTCAGGCCCTGCAGTGCATTGATTCCGACACAGATGCCTTCAACGCCATGATGGCAGCCACGCGCCTCCCCAAAAAGACGGAGCAGGAGATAACCGCGCGCAATGCCGAGGTGGAAAAAACCACCCAACAGGCGATCCTGGTGCCCTTCCGAACTCTTGAACTGGCCTGGGAAGCCATGCAACTTTCCGACAAAATTGCCGATGCCGGGAACGCCAACGCCCTCTCCGATGCCGGTGTGGCGGCCCTCACCGCGCTCAGCGCAGCCAAAGCGGCGGATTACAACATCCTGATCAACCTGTCCGGCAGCTCTGACGAGGCCTTCAAGGCCGACATCAAAACCCGCGCCGGGGAACTGGTGAACAAATGCCAGCAACTGGCCGAAAGCATCGAAACCAAGGTCAGGGACCGGATCTGA
- a CDS encoding DUF5658 family protein yields the protein MLTTLVALFAILVALNVLDGVSTWQVLKPNHYHRERNPLARWMFMKLGLTRGVLLAEVLWIGFISAVFFLTFTHPVGSVVLLVLLCVGVLIFLRVVSGNFRTWRRIRQREELLAGKQQKEDVDVGHA from the coding sequence ATGTTGACTACCTTGGTTGCTCTCTTCGCCATCCTGGTGGCCTTGAACGTCCTGGACGGCGTTTCCACCTGGCAGGTGCTGAAACCCAACCACTATCACCGTGAGCGCAATCCCCTGGCCCGCTGGATGTTCATGAAACTCGGCCTCACCCGGGGCGTCCTTTTAGCTGAAGTGCTGTGGATCGGGTTCATCAGCGCCGTCTTTTTCCTCACCTTCACGCATCCCGTCGGGAGCGTGGTCCTGCTGGTCCTGCTCTGTGTGGGGGTGCTGATCTTCCTGCGCGTCGTGAGTGGTAATTTCCGCACCTGGCGCCGCATCCGGCAGCGGGAAGAGCTGCTGGCGGGAAAACAGCAAAAGGAAGATGTGGATGTTGGCCATGCTTGA
- a CDS encoding DUF5658 family protein: MLAMLEGILGQIAFLAGQFGIFVILNILDGHSTWKVIQPNHFHRERNPVARWFFRKLGLPRGIVIFKAVLLFILGGAFAIYAKKETKVMNITLGVANLVFLAVVIHNYKVYKRVKAHREIRRELLS; the protein is encoded by the coding sequence ATGTTGGCCATGCTTGAGGGTATTTTGGGTCAGATCGCGTTTTTGGCGGGACAGTTCGGGATCTTTGTGATCCTCAACATTCTCGACGGCCATTCCACCTGGAAGGTGATCCAGCCAAACCATTTTCACCGGGAGCGCAATCCCGTGGCCCGCTGGTTTTTCCGCAAGCTGGGCCTACCCCGGGGGATCGTGATCTTCAAAGCTGTGCTGCTCTTCATCCTGGGTGGCGCCTTCGCCATTTACGCCAAAAAGGAGACCAAGGTGATGAACATCACGCTGGGCGTGGCGAATCTGGTCTTTTTGGCCGTAGTGATCCACAACTACAAGGTTTATAAAAGGGTGAAAGCCCACCGCGAAATCCGCAGGGAGCTGTTATCATGA
- a CDS encoding T9SS type A sorting domain-containing protein, translating to MKRFPLLLILFVLAVPLAAQVNGNLQYIGDKAILHVWGDHYQRGHAQGYLLAQPTLEVFNDFFYMMFVFSDPARYAYLWNYYQEHFDTDPRLSQEAQGLIAGIAASGASLYHSGLQREITHDDVLLANAFLDLQQLRNDLGDADVDFGCASLSSWGISTQQDSLLAGSSVITRWLDWTLYDCLIDNPLLVVHHPSEPDEQKWLTFTFPGWLGAASAISETGIWASLNVGSDHSVVNQSGLDPIFFDIRRGLERTDFNGDGSSNIMDVCAAIQAGNNLTGTIIHSLSENAGQTLAVVIENNNNGTALRYHDDPNSNLAGQNLVATNHFRLLTFPSCCTRYANITDSLNVSHHITAKRQWSLMSGAAGQDTNLTALQYTPSTGSILWAGAMVSLPAYQNAAIHLSASDLFSFSTPVADANLPSAPFTFSCAPNPLATAQALKLRGSQPLVSFTIYNLRGQKLWEQSFSGNRTETEISLPTLPSGLYLARAQSAAGASAQRKLLIWP from the coding sequence ATGAAACGTTTTCCACTATTGCTGATCCTCTTCGTTCTGGCCGTGCCGCTGGCCGCCCAAGTGAATGGAAACCTCCAATACATCGGAGACAAAGCCATTTTGCATGTGTGGGGCGACCACTACCAGCGCGGCCACGCCCAGGGCTATTTGCTCGCCCAACCCACTCTCGAAGTCTTCAACGATTTCTTCTACATGATGTTCGTGTTTTCCGATCCCGCCCGCTATGCCTATCTCTGGAACTATTACCAGGAGCATTTCGACACCGATCCGCGCCTGTCCCAGGAAGCCCAGGGCCTGATCGCCGGGATCGCTGCTTCCGGCGCGAGCCTTTACCACAGCGGCCTGCAGCGCGAGATTACCCACGACGATGTGCTTTTGGCCAATGCTTTTTTGGATTTGCAGCAGTTGCGCAACGATCTCGGCGACGCGGATGTGGATTTCGGCTGCGCCTCGCTTTCCAGCTGGGGGATATCCACCCAGCAGGATTCCCTGCTGGCCGGATCATCCGTGATCACGCGCTGGCTGGACTGGACCCTCTATGACTGCCTGATCGACAATCCCCTCCTGGTGGTGCACCACCCCAGTGAGCCGGATGAGCAAAAATGGCTCACTTTCACCTTCCCAGGCTGGCTGGGGGCGGCTTCCGCCATCTCCGAAACCGGCATCTGGGCTTCCCTGAACGTGGGCAGCGACCACTCTGTGGTGAACCAGAGCGGGCTCGACCCCATCTTTTTCGACATCCGCAGGGGCTTGGAAAGGACCGATTTTAATGGCGACGGATCATCCAACATAATGGACGTCTGCGCCGCCATCCAGGCAGGAAACAACCTCACTGGAACCATCATCCACAGCCTCAGCGAAAACGCCGGGCAGACACTAGCGGTGGTGATTGAAAACAACAACAACGGCACCGCGCTGCGTTATCACGACGATCCGAACAGCAACTTGGCAGGGCAGAACCTCGTGGCCACCAACCACTTCCGCCTTCTCACTTTCCCCTCCTGCTGCACCCGCTACGCCAACATCACCGACTCCCTGAACGTGAGCCACCACATCACCGCCAAGCGGCAGTGGTCTTTGATGTCCGGCGCCGCGGGACAGGATACCAATCTCACCGCGCTGCAGTACACCCCCTCCACCGGAAGCATTTTATGGGCCGGGGCCATGGTCTCTCTTCCCGCCTATCAAAATGCCGCCATCCACCTTTCCGCGTCGGATCTGTTTAGCTTTTCCACCCCTGTGGCCGACGCGAACCTACCCTCAGCCCCGTTCACTTTTTCCTGCGCCCCCAATCCTCTGGCAACGGCCCAAGCCTTGAAATTGAGGGGCTCTCAGCCCCTGGTGTCTTTCACCATCTACAACCTTCGTGGCCAGAAGCTCTGGGAACAGAGCTTTTCCGGGAACAGGACCGAAACTGAGATATCACTGCCCACTCTGCCGTCCGGATTGTATCTGGCCAGGGCCCAAAGCGCGGCGGGAGCTAGCGCTCAGCGAAAACTGCTGATCTGGCCCTAA
- a CDS encoding GDP-mannose 4,6-dehydratase, giving the protein MKILITGGAGFIGSHLAERLLEDGHQVSVIDNLSTGRLENIESIKENGNFHYTIGSVLNRELMEKLMAGIDQVYHLAAAVGVKYIIENPLLSLKTNIVGTDNVLELANKHKAKVLITSTSEIYGKSEKVPFSEDDDRLLGSTRISRWGYSDSKAIDEFMALAYFREKRLPVVIVRCFNTVGPRQTGQYGMVLPKFIKAALLDQPLVVYGSGKQTRCFADVSDVVEAFIKLMHTPECQGEIFNVGTTESISIEDLAKKVKSMCGSKSRIDYMSYEDAFEEGFEDMMNRMPDLSKIKQFIGFEPKFDLDAIIQRMIDYYEN; this is encoded by the coding sequence ATGAAGATTCTGATCACCGGCGGAGCCGGTTTCATCGGCTCACATTTGGCGGAAAGACTGCTGGAAGACGGACATCAGGTCAGCGTGATCGACAACCTTTCCACCGGCCGCCTGGAAAACATCGAATCAATCAAGGAAAACGGAAATTTCCACTATACGATCGGCAGCGTCCTGAACCGCGAACTGATGGAAAAACTGATGGCCGGGATCGACCAGGTTTACCATCTGGCCGCGGCCGTGGGCGTGAAATACATCATCGAAAACCCGCTGCTCTCGCTGAAGACGAACATCGTGGGCACCGACAACGTTTTGGAGCTGGCGAACAAGCACAAGGCCAAGGTGTTGATCACCTCCACCTCCGAGATCTACGGCAAAAGCGAAAAAGTGCCTTTCTCCGAGGATGATGACCGCTTGCTCGGCTCCACCCGCATAAGCCGCTGGGGCTACAGCGACAGCAAGGCGATCGACGAATTCATGGCTCTGGCCTATTTCCGTGAAAAACGGCTGCCAGTGGTGATCGTGCGCTGTTTCAACACCGTGGGCCCGCGCCAGACGGGCCAGTATGGCATGGTGCTGCCCAAATTCATCAAAGCCGCCCTCTTGGACCAACCCCTGGTGGTTTACGGCTCGGGCAAGCAAACCCGCTGTTTTGCGGATGTTTCGGACGTGGTGGAGGCTTTCATCAAATTGATGCACACGCCGGAATGCCAGGGCGAGATCTTCAACGTGGGCACCACGGAATCCATCTCCATCGAGGACCTGGCCAAAAAGGTCAAATCCATGTGCGGCAGCAAATCCCGCATCGATTACATGAGCTACGAAGACGCCTTTGAAGAGGGGTTTGAAGACATGATGAACCGCATGCCCGATCTGAGCAAGATCAAGCAGTTCATCGGTTTTGAGCCCAAGTTTGACCTGGATGCCATCATCCAGCGGATGATCGACTATTATGAAAACTAG
- a CDS encoding SLBB domain-containing protein — translation MKTRLLLAGLLLLACVLGAQTIPQLSGQMLISVNVTGFVANPGTYQLTPLARISDAVKVAGDRTPTVSTLTALTPQQTREAERDSLYRNFQGLRSVKLTRGKDTRTYDLLRFMRTGDQDQNPLLKDGDLLWIPALETSVTISGEVYIPGEYQFVEGDKLADILELAQGFTLAADRNLVNIYRYRENSPEFEVLQVDLREQRAQDIALKPYDRVSVSSNTEHRRAWKIVVEGDVKAPGEYYIGENTTLYDVLNLCGGPTSRGNLRSAIYANRAGAEEPDLEFERLMKLDVANMTSFEYRYMLNRIRQYPGRYSVDVARVWASKGAEANPVLRDGDYLYVPQHMDMVEVSGQVVNPGLVPWVEGKNYEYYIDLAGGYTNNKRWNGTRIISAASGNWVKPNKKLTLDPGDTIYVSEKDTYDTWTRFKDIMLIATQVITIFLGVRTLTN, via the coding sequence ATGAAAACTAGGCTGCTGCTTGCCGGGTTGCTGCTTCTGGCCTGCGTTCTGGGCGCGCAGACCATTCCGCAGTTGAGCGGACAGATGCTGATCTCGGTGAACGTGACCGGCTTTGTGGCCAATCCCGGCACCTATCAGCTTACTCCCCTGGCCCGGATCTCCGACGCCGTCAAGGTTGCGGGAGATAGAACCCCCACAGTTTCCACTCTGACAGCCCTCACCCCCCAGCAGACCAGAGAGGCCGAACGCGACTCGCTCTACCGGAATTTTCAGGGCCTGCGCAGCGTGAAACTCACCCGGGGCAAGGATACCCGCACCTACGATCTGCTGCGCTTCATGCGCACGGGCGACCAGGACCAAAACCCGCTGCTCAAAGACGGCGATCTGCTCTGGATCCCGGCGCTGGAAACCTCTGTGACCATCTCCGGGGAGGTTTACATTCCCGGCGAGTACCAGTTTGTGGAAGGAGACAAACTCGCGGACATCCTGGAACTGGCTCAGGGCTTCACTTTGGCCGCGGACCGCAACCTGGTGAACATCTACCGCTACCGGGAAAACTCCCCCGAGTTCGAGGTGCTGCAAGTTGACCTGCGGGAACAACGGGCCCAGGACATAGCTTTGAAGCCCTACGACCGCGTTAGCGTGTCCTCAAACACAGAGCACCGCCGCGCCTGGAAGATCGTGGTGGAGGGCGACGTGAAGGCGCCGGGCGAATATTACATCGGCGAAAACACCACTCTCTACGACGTTCTCAACCTCTGCGGAGGCCCCACCTCGCGAGGTAATCTCCGCAGCGCCATCTATGCCAACCGGGCCGGCGCAGAGGAACCCGATCTGGAATTTGAACGCCTGATGAAGCTTGACGTGGCCAACATGACCTCATTTGAATACCGCTACATGCTGAACCGCATCCGCCAGTACCCTGGGCGCTACAGCGTTGATGTGGCGCGAGTTTGGGCAAGCAAAGGCGCCGAGGCCAATCCCGTCCTGCGGGACGGCGATTATCTCTACGTGCCTCAGCACATGGACATGGTGGAGGTCAGCGGCCAGGTGGTCAATCCCGGCCTGGTTCCCTGGGTGGAAGGCAAAAACTACGAATATTACATCGACCTGGCCGGCGGCTACACCAACAACAAGCGCTGGAACGGCACCCGGATCATCAGCGCGGCCAGCGGCAACTGGGTGAAGCCCAATAAAAAGCTGACCCTCGATCCCGGAGACACCATATACGTTTCTGAAAAGGACACTTACGATACCTGGACCCGCTTCAAGGACATCATGCTGATCGCCACGCAGGTGATCACGATCTTCCTGGGCGTGCGCACCCTCACGAATTAA
- a CDS encoding DegT/DnrJ/EryC1/StrS family aminotransferase, which produces MKVPMLDLQAQYEPLLPDIRAAMDTVLKENNYIMGHQVKELEEKMASYLGARYAVGCASGTDALVLAVQALGIGPGDEVITTPFTFFATASSIWRNGAKPRFADIDPRTFNLDPDQIEAAITPRTKAIMPVHLFGQCCDMERIMKIARKHGLKVIEDNAQGIGCTWSGKMSCTFGDIGTLSFFPSKNLGAMGDGGMCVTDDADLAAKLRQLRVHGENPKYYHQWVGLNSRLDTLQAAILNVKLDHLAGWSEARRANAAYYNEKLAGIPQVKIPYIAEKAVTIYNQYTLICAERDALLEHLKDRDIGCAVYYPKPLHLQECFAELGYKEGDLPVAEQTARQVLSIPIYPELTEAQKLYVFDAIRDFYRGMDQ; this is translated from the coding sequence TTGAAAGTACCAATGCTGGACCTCCAAGCGCAATATGAACCTTTGCTGCCCGACATTCGGGCCGCCATGGACACGGTGCTGAAGGAAAACAACTACATCATGGGCCATCAGGTGAAAGAACTGGAAGAGAAGATGGCCTCTTACCTGGGGGCAAGATACGCCGTGGGCTGCGCTTCCGGAACCGACGCCCTGGTTTTGGCCGTGCAAGCGCTGGGGATAGGCCCCGGCGACGAGGTCATCACCACCCCCTTCACTTTTTTCGCCACCGCTTCCTCGATCTGGCGCAATGGCGCCAAGCCCCGCTTCGCGGATATCGACCCCCGCACCTTCAACCTCGATCCGGACCAGATCGAAGCGGCCATCACGCCCCGCACCAAAGCCATCATGCCAGTGCATCTTTTCGGCCAGTGCTGCGACATGGAGCGGATCATGAAAATCGCCCGCAAACACGGCCTGAAGGTGATCGAGGACAACGCCCAGGGCATTGGCTGCACCTGGAGCGGCAAGATGAGCTGCACTTTCGGGGACATCGGTACGCTGTCCTTCTTCCCCAGCAAAAACCTCGGCGCGATGGGCGACGGCGGCATGTGCGTCACCGACGATGCCGATCTGGCCGCGAAACTGCGCCAACTGCGGGTCCACGGCGAAAACCCCAAATACTATCACCAGTGGGTGGGCCTGAACAGCAGGCTGGACACGCTTCAGGCCGCCATCCTGAACGTGAAGCTGGACCACCTGGCCGGCTGGAGCGAGGCGAGGCGCGCCAATGCCGCTTACTACAATGAAAAACTGGCCGGCATCCCTCAGGTGAAAATTCCCTACATCGCAGAGAAAGCCGTGACCATCTACAACCAATACACCCTGATCTGCGCAGAGCGCGACGCCCTGCTGGAACACCTCAAAGACCGTGACATCGGCTGCGCCGTCTATTATCCCAAACCGCTGCATCTGCAGGAATGTTTCGCCGAACTCGGCTACAAAGAAGGTGACCTGCCCGTGGCCGAGCAAACCGCCCGCCAGGTGCTTTCGATTCCCATCTATCCGGAACTCACAGAAGCGCAGAAGCTCTACGTCTTCGATGCCATCAGGGATTTTTACCGGGGAATGGACCAATGA
- a CDS encoding electron transfer flavoprotein subunit beta/FixA family protein, whose amino-acid sequence MKIIVCVKQVPNTTEIRIDPVTNTLIREGVESILNPFDTYAIEEAVRLKEQFGGSIIALCMGPPQAEETLREAVSLGVDEIILLSDRRFAGADTWATSLTLAAAITKIGGYDLIFTGQQAIDGDTAQVGPGIAAHLDIRQACFVRKIEELTSCHVILQRLMEDGHDRLKLKLPAVITVVKEINTPRLPSLRGKRNARAAELKVWNADDLGLDEKEIGLNGSPTQVVKIFTPRHDKQTEKISVTPDEAADLIVQRLDRITRGG is encoded by the coding sequence ATGAAGATCATCGTTTGCGTTAAACAAGTGCCCAATACCACCGAGATCAGGATCGATCCCGTCACCAACACCCTCATCCGGGAAGGCGTGGAAAGCATTCTCAATCCTTTCGACACCTACGCGATCGAAGAGGCCGTGCGCCTCAAAGAGCAGTTCGGAGGCAGCATCATAGCCCTCTGCATGGGTCCTCCCCAAGCCGAGGAAACTTTGCGGGAAGCCGTTTCCCTGGGCGTGGACGAGATCATTTTGCTTTCCGACCGGCGTTTCGCCGGTGCTGATACCTGGGCCACCAGTCTCACTCTGGCCGCCGCCATCACCAAGATCGGCGGGTACGACCTCATCTTCACGGGCCAGCAGGCCATCGATGGCGATACCGCGCAGGTGGGGCCAGGCATCGCGGCCCATCTGGACATCCGCCAGGCCTGTTTTGTACGTAAGATCGAAGAGCTCACCTCCTGCCACGTGATCCTCCAGCGTTTGATGGAAGACGGCCATGACCGGCTGAAGCTGAAACTTCCTGCCGTGATCACGGTGGTGAAAGAGATCAACACGCCCCGTCTGCCCTCGCTGCGCGGCAAACGCAATGCCCGGGCGGCCGAGCTTAAGGTCTGGAACGCAGATGACCTCGGCCTCGATGAGAAAGAGATCGGCCTCAACGGCTCTCCCACCCAGGTGGTGAAGATCTTCACCCCCAGGCATGACAAACAGACCGAAAAAATCAGCGTGACCCCCGACGAAGCCGCCGACCTCATCGTGCAGCGTCTGGACCGCATCACCCGGGGAGGATGA
- the lgt gene encoding prolipoprotein diacylglyceryl transferase yields MLQYPNIDPTLVSFPLFGRELAIRWYGFLYVLSFILGYILYRHMLKVRNVKITRDQYEGIIFSAMLGVILGGRLGYVLFYNLPWYLQHPQEIFFVWEGGMSFHGGALGVIIACLIYLKRQKLDFFKLADPAMPLVAIGLGLGRLGNFINAELWGKVTTLPWGMVFPGADAGSLPRHPTQLYELFLEGIVLFTVCYLLLRKSRREGIVFWAFIGLYGIFRFLVEFVRVPDQLDVYDKYGFFLGFMTIGQILSFLMVVAAAIGIWKLYQQKPEAKK; encoded by the coding sequence TTGCTGCAATATCCAAACATCGATCCCACCCTGGTCAGCTTTCCCCTCTTCGGACGGGAACTGGCCATCCGCTGGTATGGCTTTCTTTACGTGCTAAGCTTCATCCTGGGCTACATCCTCTATCGCCACATGCTGAAGGTCCGCAACGTCAAGATCACCCGGGACCAGTATGAAGGCATCATCTTCTCCGCCATGCTGGGAGTGATCTTGGGCGGTCGGCTGGGCTATGTGCTGTTTTACAACCTGCCTTGGTATCTGCAGCATCCGCAGGAGATCTTCTTCGTTTGGGAAGGGGGGATGAGTTTTCACGGCGGCGCTCTGGGCGTGATCATCGCCTGCCTCATCTATCTGAAGCGCCAGAAGCTTGATTTCTTCAAACTTGCCGATCCCGCCATGCCCCTGGTGGCCATTGGTTTGGGACTGGGGCGCTTGGGCAATTTCATCAACGCCGAGCTTTGGGGCAAGGTGACCACCCTGCCCTGGGGAATGGTCTTTCCCGGCGCCGACGCCGGCTCCCTGCCCCGCCATCCCACCCAGCTCTACGAGCTGTTTCTGGAAGGGATCGTGCTGTTCACGGTCTGCTATCTCCTGCTGAGGAAAAGCCGGCGGGAAGGGATCGTGTTCTGGGCCTTCATCGGCCTTTACGGGATCTTTCGCTTTCTGGTGGAATTCGTGCGGGTGCCGGACCAGCTTGACGTTTACGACAAATACGGCTTTTTCCTGGGTTTCATGACCATCGGGCAGATCCTCAGTTTCCTGATGGTGGTGGCCGCCGCCATCGGTATTTGGAAGCTGTATCAGCAGAAGCCGGAGGCCAAAAAATGA
- the purB gene encoding adenylosuccinate lyase gives MISRYCLPEMERVWTQQNRYECWLEVELAAARAMFELGIIPETDWQAISEKADFSCERIDEIEAVTRHDVIAFLTNVAEYVGEPARWIHFGLTSSDTLDTATALQLKQSGELILTELHRLAETLKLKAREHRRTLCMGRSHGIHAEPTCFGLKFALWHDETKRNIDRLQSAIETVAVGQFSGAVGNFAHLDPKIEELACKHLDLRPANVSTQVLQRDRHAFFLSELALIGSLVEKIALEIRHLQRTEVQEAEESFAAGQKGSSAMPHKRNPILSEQLCGLARLLRSNAHAALENNALWHERDISHSSVERVILPDSCILAHYMLAKCCRLISNLAVHPQNMKANLELTNGLVFSQAVLLHLVKQGLPREEAYALVQDAAMQCWESGKPLLDHILADSRITALLPASEIKDIFSYDRYLRHVDTIFKRCGII, from the coding sequence ATGATCAGCCGCTACTGCCTGCCGGAAATGGAGCGCGTCTGGACCCAGCAAAACCGCTACGAATGCTGGCTGGAGGTGGAACTCGCCGCAGCCCGGGCCATGTTTGAGCTGGGTATCATCCCGGAAACCGACTGGCAGGCGATCTCGGAAAAAGCCGATTTTTCCTGTGAGCGCATCGACGAGATCGAAGCCGTCACCCGGCACGACGTGATCGCCTTTCTCACCAACGTGGCGGAATATGTGGGCGAACCCGCCCGCTGGATCCATTTTGGCCTCACCTCTTCCGACACCCTGGACACCGCCACCGCCCTGCAACTAAAGCAATCCGGCGAACTGATCCTCACCGAGCTGCACCGCCTGGCTGAAACCCTCAAGCTAAAAGCCCGCGAACACCGCCGCACCCTCTGCATGGGCCGCTCTCACGGCATTCACGCCGAGCCCACCTGTTTCGGCCTCAAATTCGCCCTCTGGCACGATGAAACCAAGCGCAACATCGACAGGCTGCAGAGCGCCATCGAGACTGTGGCCGTCGGCCAGTTCAGCGGCGCGGTGGGCAATTTCGCCCACCTTGATCCCAAGATCGAGGAACTGGCTTGCAAGCATCTGGACCTGCGGCCCGCCAACGTCTCCACCCAAGTGCTGCAGCGCGACCGCCACGCCTTTTTCCTGAGTGAGCTGGCCCTCATCGGCAGCCTCGTGGAAAAGATCGCCCTGGAGATCCGCCACCTTCAGCGCACCGAGGTTCAGGAAGCGGAGGAAAGCTTTGCCGCAGGCCAGAAAGGCTCTTCCGCCATGCCGCACAAACGCAATCCCATCCTCAGCGAACAGCTTTGCGGCCTGGCCCGGCTGCTGCGCTCCAATGCCCATGCCGCGCTGGAAAACAACGCCCTCTGGCACGAACGCGACATCTCCCACTCCTCGGTGGAACGCGTGATCCTGCCCGATTCCTGCATCCTCGCGCACTACATGCTGGCCAAATGTTGCCGGCTGATCTCCAACCTCGCCGTCCACCCCCAAAACATGAAGGCCAATCTGGAACTCACCAACGGCCTCGTTTTTTCCCAGGCCGTGCTGCTCCATCTGGTGAAACAGGGCCTACCCCGCGAGGAAGCTTACGCCCTGGTGCAGGATGCCGCCATGCAGTGCTGGGAAAGCGGCAAACCACTGCTCGACCATATTCTGGCGGACAGCCGGATCACCGCGCTGCTTCCCGCCTCCGAGATCAAGGACATCTTTTCATACGACCGGTATCTGCGCCACGTGGATACCATATTCAAACGCTGCGGGATCATCTGA